One Nocardia iowensis DNA window includes the following coding sequences:
- a CDS encoding TetR/AcrR family transcriptional regulator, protein MGRPRQFDESDLLDAATELFWSQGFDDTSVEDVSRRTGVGNGSIYAAYGNKRGLFLAAFERYCERRARFVREVIGSAPGSARAAVRTLFQAIIDDCAAQPDRRGCLMLNSIAQLSGRIPEVVSIGARTTTAMEEGVAERLSAAARLDNGDIDEAVLSAHSANVVMVAQGLIQLSRLGIPRQRLREIADVSSQAVPSTWADLAVR, encoded by the coding sequence ATGGGACGGCCACGACAGTTCGACGAATCGGACCTGCTCGACGCCGCCACCGAGCTGTTCTGGTCGCAGGGTTTCGACGACACGTCCGTGGAGGACGTCTCGCGCAGGACCGGCGTCGGCAACGGCAGTATCTACGCCGCCTACGGCAACAAGCGGGGCTTGTTCCTCGCGGCATTCGAACGCTACTGCGAGCGCCGCGCCCGCTTCGTGCGCGAGGTGATCGGGTCCGCGCCCGGCTCGGCGCGTGCCGCCGTGCGCACGCTCTTTCAGGCGATCATCGATGACTGTGCCGCGCAACCGGATCGGCGCGGCTGCCTGATGCTCAATAGCATTGCCCAGCTGAGCGGCCGGATCCCCGAGGTTGTCAGCATCGGCGCCAGGACCACCACGGCCATGGAAGAAGGGGTTGCCGAAAGGTTGTCTGCCGCGGCCCGCCTCGACAACGGCGACATCGACGAGGCTGTTCTCTCGGCGCACAGCGCGAACGTCGTGATGGTGGCGCAGGGCCTGATTCAACTGAGCCGCTTGGGAATACCGCGGCAACGGTTACGCGAGATCGCCGATGTGTCGAGCCAGGCAGTGCCTTCGACTTGGGCTGATCTAGCCGTTCGCTGA
- the ispG gene encoding flavodoxin-dependent (E)-4-hydroxy-3-methylbut-2-enyl-diphosphate synthase, whose amino-acid sequence MTSTIGLGMPAAPAAVLAPRRKTRQLMVGNVGVGSDHPISVQSMTTTKTHDINATLQQIAQLTASGCDIVRVACPRQEDADALATIARKSQIPVIADIHFQPRYIFAAIDAGCAAVRVNPGNIKEFDGRVGEVAKAAAAAGIPIRIGVNAGSLDKRMLEKYGKATPEALVESALWEASLFEDHGFGDIKISVKHNDPVVMVEAYRQLAARSDYPLHLGVTEAGPAFQGTIKSAVAFGALLSEGIGDTIRVSLSAPPAEEIKVGDQILQSLNLRPRKLEIVSCPSCGRAQVDVYTLANAVSAGLEGMEVPLRVAVMGCVVNGPGEAREADLGVASGNGKGQIFVKGEVIKTVPEAMIVETLIEEALRIAEEMGEAAGAGEPVVTVS is encoded by the coding sequence GTGACCAGCACAATCGGATTGGGGATGCCCGCCGCTCCCGCGGCCGTTCTCGCTCCTCGACGCAAGACTCGCCAGTTGATGGTGGGCAATGTCGGGGTCGGAAGTGATCACCCGATCTCCGTGCAGTCGATGACCACCACCAAGACCCACGACATCAACGCCACCCTTCAGCAGATCGCGCAGCTCACCGCTTCGGGCTGTGACATCGTGCGGGTGGCGTGTCCGCGTCAGGAAGACGCGGACGCACTGGCGACGATCGCGCGCAAGAGCCAGATCCCGGTGATCGCCGACATCCACTTCCAGCCGCGCTACATCTTCGCGGCCATCGACGCGGGCTGCGCCGCGGTGCGGGTGAACCCCGGCAACATCAAGGAATTCGACGGCCGGGTCGGCGAGGTCGCCAAGGCCGCGGCCGCGGCGGGTATCCCGATCCGCATCGGCGTCAACGCCGGTTCGCTGGACAAGCGGATGCTGGAGAAGTACGGCAAGGCCACCCCGGAGGCGCTGGTGGAATCCGCGCTGTGGGAGGCGAGCCTGTTCGAGGACCACGGGTTCGGCGACATCAAGATCTCGGTCAAGCACAACGACCCGGTGGTCATGGTGGAGGCCTACCGGCAGCTGGCCGCGCGCAGCGACTACCCGCTGCACCTGGGCGTCACCGAAGCCGGTCCGGCGTTCCAGGGCACCATCAAGTCCGCCGTGGCGTTCGGTGCGCTGCTGTCCGAGGGCATCGGCGACACCATCCGCGTCTCGCTGTCCGCGCCGCCCGCCGAGGAGATCAAGGTCGGCGATCAGATCCTGCAGTCGCTGAACCTGCGCCCACGCAAGCTGGAAATCGTGTCCTGCCCGTCCTGTGGCCGCGCCCAGGTGGACGTGTACACCCTGGCGAACGCGGTCAGTGCCGGGCTGGAGGGCATGGAGGTGCCGTTGCGGGTGGCCGTGATGGGTTGCGTCGTGAACGGTCCCGGCGAGGCGCGGGAGGCCGATCTCGGTGTCGCGTCCGGCAACGGCAAGGGCCAGATCTTCGTGAAGGGTGAGGTCATCAAGACCGTGCCGGAGGCGATGATCGTGGAAACCCTGATCGAAGAGGCGCTGCGCATCGCCGAGGAGATGGGCGAGGCGGCAGGCGCGGGAGAGCCTGTAGTCACAGTCAGCTGA
- a CDS encoding RNA polymerase sigma factor: protein MAEVMWPDEQLVAAARAGDVESITALVSGTHPHVRRFAYSLCASPEDAEDAAQEALIILYRKIGTLRASGALASWMFRIVRNECLRQLRLMARGGEPIPDASMVSAEEAAMQRLEGERVAVAIAELPLDQRQVLIMRDIQGYSGRMVADRLGLSVAAMKSRLHRARSAVQHSLRDGLDPRAGCRG from the coding sequence GTGGCTGAAGTTATGTGGCCCGACGAACAGTTGGTGGCGGCCGCGCGAGCGGGGGATGTGGAGTCGATTACCGCGTTGGTATCGGGTACGCATCCGCATGTGCGGCGGTTTGCCTACTCGCTGTGTGCATCGCCGGAAGACGCGGAGGATGCGGCGCAGGAAGCGCTGATCATTCTGTACCGCAAGATCGGAACACTGCGCGCGTCGGGGGCCTTGGCGTCGTGGATGTTTCGCATTGTCCGCAACGAGTGTCTGCGGCAGTTGCGGCTGATGGCGCGAGGTGGCGAGCCGATTCCCGACGCCTCGATGGTGTCGGCGGAGGAGGCGGCGATGCAGCGGCTGGAGGGCGAACGGGTGGCCGTGGCGATCGCGGAGTTGCCGCTCGATCAGCGCCAGGTGTTGATCATGCGGGATATCCAGGGATACAGCGGGCGGATGGTCGCGGACCGGCTCGGTCTCAGCGTCGCGGCGATGAAGTCGCGGCTGCACCGAGCTCGCTCGGCCGTCCAGCACTCGTTGCGAGACGGCCTCGATCCTCGAGCGGGATGTCGAGGATGA
- a CDS encoding M50 family metallopeptidase codes for MVYALGFALFSLGITISIALHECGHMWTAQATGMKVRRYFIGFGPRVFSFRRGDTEYGLKALPLGGFCDIAGMTALDELRPEEIDRAMYRQATWKRMVVMSGGIAMNFLLGYILVVVLAIGWGLPQFDQPPATALGNMSCVPQQNPDGTTQPCTGAGPAQRAGLQRGDVVKSVNDVKVSTWKEFQAETQKQSGPFTYTVERDGQILTIPVTPERVMRYPEGGGAGREVGAVGVGADVYGPVKYDVLSAIPAAGSFTGDMFVRTFQSLAQLPQKVTSLWDAVTGGERDPETPVSVYGASKIGGETAERGLWGVFILVLASLNFFLGAFNILPLLPLDGGHMAVVLYEKIRNTIRGWKGLAPGAPVDYLKLLPVTYVAVVIGGAYMVLTLVADIVNPIRLFP; via the coding sequence ATGGTCTACGCGTTGGGATTCGCGCTGTTCTCCCTTGGCATCACGATTTCGATCGCGTTGCACGAATGCGGACACATGTGGACCGCTCAAGCCACCGGAATGAAGGTGCGGCGGTATTTCATCGGCTTCGGGCCGAGGGTGTTCTCGTTCCGCCGCGGTGACACCGAATACGGCCTCAAGGCGCTGCCACTCGGCGGCTTCTGCGATATCGCGGGCATGACCGCCCTCGACGAATTGCGCCCGGAAGAAATCGACCGCGCCATGTACCGCCAGGCCACCTGGAAGCGGATGGTCGTCATGTCCGGCGGCATCGCGATGAATTTCCTGCTCGGCTACATCCTGGTGGTCGTCCTCGCCATCGGCTGGGGCCTGCCGCAGTTCGACCAGCCGCCGGCCACCGCGCTCGGCAACATGAGCTGTGTGCCGCAACAGAATCCGGACGGCACCACCCAGCCGTGCACCGGCGCGGGCCCGGCCCAGCGCGCCGGTTTGCAGCGCGGCGACGTGGTCAAGTCGGTCAACGACGTGAAGGTCTCGACCTGGAAGGAATTCCAGGCCGAAACCCAGAAGCAGTCCGGCCCCTTCACCTACACGGTCGAGCGCGACGGGCAGATCCTCACCATCCCGGTCACCCCGGAACGCGTCATGCGCTACCCGGAGGGTGGCGGCGCGGGTCGTGAGGTGGGTGCGGTCGGCGTCGGCGCGGACGTCTACGGACCGGTCAAGTACGACGTGCTGAGCGCGATCCCGGCCGCTGGCTCGTTCACCGGTGACATGTTCGTGCGTACCTTCCAATCGCTGGCGCAGCTGCCGCAGAAGGTGACCTCGCTGTGGGACGCGGTGACCGGCGGCGAGCGCGACCCGGAGACCCCGGTCAGCGTGTACGGCGCGAGCAAGATCGGCGGCGAGACCGCCGAACGCGGGCTGTGGGGTGTGTTCATCCTGGTGCTGGCCAGCCTGAACTTCTTCCTCGGCGCCTTCAACATCCTGCCGCTGTTGCCGTTGGACGGCGGCCACATGGCGGTGGTGCTGTACGAGAAGATCCGCAACACCATCCGCGGCTGGAAGGGCCTCGCGCCCGGCGCGCCGGTGGACTATCTGAAGCTATTACCCGTGACCTACGTCGCGGTGGTGATCGGCGGCGCCTACATGGTGCTGACGTTGGTCGCCGATATCGTCAACCCGATCCGCCTGTTCCCCTGA
- a CDS encoding GNAT family N-acetyltransferase produces MRSLLEPTRRAKYVPARQLANRDLGQVLRVLDADPVASCMVAARLQEFGLDTARCGQGELWSRGGPSESLCFSGANLVPLRGDHDALRAFADRAIRWPRIASSVVGRRELALPLWEMLADHWGPERELRGEQPLLALAQPPLATPDPDVRRVRPDEIDRYLCAAIAMFIEEVGVDPRAGDGGRGYRRRIHSLIESGRAWARFEDGEVVFKAEVGSLSRRTGQIQGVWVHPEHRGTGLGTAGTAAIANAVVASGRTASLYVNDYNEVARRAYSRVGFRQIATFSTILLD; encoded by the coding sequence GTGCGGAGTCTGCTGGAGCCGACGCGTAGGGCGAAGTATGTTCCCGCGCGGCAGCTCGCGAACCGGGACCTGGGGCAGGTCCTGCGCGTTCTGGATGCCGATCCGGTGGCCTCGTGCATGGTCGCCGCCCGGCTCCAGGAATTCGGGCTGGACACAGCCCGATGTGGGCAGGGTGAACTGTGGAGTCGAGGCGGCCCGTCGGAGTCGCTGTGTTTCTCCGGTGCGAACCTGGTCCCGCTGCGCGGTGATCACGACGCGCTGCGGGCGTTCGCGGACCGGGCGATCCGGTGGCCGCGCATCGCGTCCTCGGTGGTCGGGCGCCGCGAACTGGCGCTGCCGCTGTGGGAGATGCTGGCCGACCACTGGGGCCCCGAGCGGGAACTGCGCGGCGAACAACCGCTGCTCGCCCTCGCGCAACCGCCGCTGGCCACCCCCGACCCGGATGTCCGCAGGGTGCGGCCCGACGAAATCGATCGCTACCTGTGTGCCGCGATCGCCATGTTCATCGAGGAAGTCGGCGTGGATCCCCGCGCCGGTGACGGCGGCCGCGGCTACCGGCGCCGGATCCACAGCCTGATCGAATCCGGCCGTGCCTGGGCACGTTTCGAGGACGGCGAGGTCGTGTTCAAGGCCGAGGTCGGTTCGCTGTCCCGGCGCACCGGCCAGATCCAAGGCGTCTGGGTGCATCCGGAACATCGCGGCACCGGACTCGGTACCGCGGGCACGGCTGCCATCGCCAACGCGGTGGTGGCGTCCGGTCGCACCGCCAGCCTGTACGTGAACGACTACAACGAGGTCGCGCGCCGCGCCTACAGCCGCGTCGGCTTCCGGCAGATCGCCACGTTCTCCACGATCCTGCTCGACTGA
- a CDS encoding glycosyl hydrolase family 18 protein — protein MRKKYSGLVAAIVSVLIGISTVLVALTNAAPANTASTAATSGGVKVAYYNQWSIYQNAFYPKHVDTSGMASKLDYLMYAFANIHPVDLTCFEANKAANQDENDPNAGDGAGDSYADYGKSFDASSSVDGTADAWNDPIVGNFKQLKQLKAKHPNLKVLLAIGGWTYSKYFSDVSATDAARKKFVSSCIDMFIKGNLPKQNGFGGPGTGKGVFDGFDLDWEYPGGGGHVGNHASPADRDNFTLLTAEFRKQLDAQGTADGKRYGLTAAVAAGQDKIRHYETNNLGNYLDLVNVMTYDMHGAWDAKGPTNFQDPIYSRPDDPMTPVPPGNGKYNIDAAINAWIKGDSSYGIPGGFPAKKLTVGFPFYYRGWTGVPAGNSNGLFQPASGPAAGGPYSGNVPGIRMYKELLGLVDNPSRTFFDPVAQAAYFYDGTNWWGGDSKQSIQAKVDYLHCKGLGGAMMYSLENLDPASTLFHHLVKAVDGSASNCTPPTTTPTTTPTTTPPTTTPTTTPPTTTPTTTPPTTTPTTTTPPSGTGVINGDFESGALSPWTCTNNLGSIVSTPVHGGKNALAGAPSSSDNAQCSQAITVEPGRTYTLSAWVNGKYVYLGVTGSGTSDTSNWTAGTGGAYQQLSTKFTTGASTTKVTVWVHGWFSQGPYNADDITVK, from the coding sequence ATGCGAAAGAAATATTCGGGGCTCGTCGCGGCGATCGTGAGCGTGCTGATCGGCATATCGACGGTGTTGGTGGCACTGACGAACGCCGCGCCGGCGAACACCGCATCGACCGCCGCGACGTCGGGCGGCGTCAAGGTCGCCTACTACAACCAGTGGTCGATCTACCAGAACGCCTTCTACCCCAAGCACGTCGACACGTCGGGCATGGCGAGCAAACTCGACTACCTGATGTACGCCTTCGCCAACATCCACCCCGTCGATCTGACCTGCTTCGAGGCGAACAAGGCGGCGAATCAGGACGAAAACGATCCGAATGCCGGTGACGGCGCGGGCGATTCGTACGCCGATTACGGTAAGTCGTTCGACGCGTCGAGCAGCGTGGACGGCACCGCCGACGCTTGGAACGACCCGATCGTTGGGAACTTCAAGCAGCTGAAGCAACTGAAGGCCAAGCACCCGAACCTCAAGGTGCTGTTGGCAATCGGCGGCTGGACATACTCGAAGTACTTCTCCGATGTGTCTGCCACCGACGCCGCGCGCAAGAAGTTCGTCTCCTCGTGCATCGACATGTTCATCAAGGGAAACCTGCCGAAACAGAACGGCTTCGGTGGCCCGGGAACCGGCAAGGGTGTCTTCGACGGCTTCGATCTGGACTGGGAGTACCCGGGCGGTGGCGGGCATGTCGGCAATCACGCGTCGCCTGCCGACCGGGACAACTTCACGTTGCTGACGGCCGAGTTCCGCAAGCAACTGGACGCGCAGGGCACGGCCGACGGCAAGCGCTACGGACTGACCGCCGCCGTCGCGGCGGGCCAGGACAAGATCCGGCATTACGAGACGAATAACCTCGGCAACTACCTCGACCTCGTCAATGTCATGACCTACGACATGCACGGTGCGTGGGACGCCAAGGGCCCGACCAACTTTCAGGACCCCATTTACAGTCGGCCGGACGACCCGATGACTCCGGTCCCGCCGGGTAACGGAAAGTACAACATCGATGCGGCGATCAACGCGTGGATCAAGGGCGACAGCTCGTACGGCATCCCGGGCGGGTTCCCGGCGAAAAAGCTGACTGTCGGATTCCCGTTCTACTACCGTGGCTGGACGGGCGTGCCCGCGGGCAATAGCAATGGTTTGTTCCAACCCGCGTCAGGTCCGGCGGCGGGCGGCCCGTACTCCGGAAACGTCCCCGGCATCCGGATGTACAAGGAACTCCTCGGCCTCGTAGACAATCCGTCCAGAACGTTCTTCGATCCCGTAGCGCAGGCCGCCTACTTCTACGACGGCACGAACTGGTGGGGCGGCGACTCGAAGCAATCCATCCAGGCCAAGGTGGACTACCTGCATTGCAAGGGTCTCGGCGGGGCGATGATGTACTCGCTGGAGAACTTGGACCCGGCGTCGACGCTGTTCCATCACCTCGTCAAGGCGGTCGACGGCTCGGCTTCCAACTGCACGCCGCCGACGACAACTCCTACGACCACGCCAACTACGACTCCACCCACGACTACTCCGACCACAACTCCACCCACGACCACCCCGACCACCACGCCACCCACAACCACACCGACCACCACGACTCCACCCAGCGGCACCGGTGTGATCAACGGAGATTTCGAGAGCGGTGCACTGTCCCCCTGGACCTGCACGAACAACCTCGGCTCGATCGTCAGCACCCCGGTACACGGCGGCAAGAACGCCTTGGCCGGCGCGCCGAGCAGTAGCGACAACGCCCAATGCTCCCAGGCGATAACCGTCGAACCAGGCCGCACCTACACCTTGTCGGCGTGGGTGAACGGCAAGTACGTCTACCTCGGCGTCACCGGCTCCGGCACCAGCGACACGTCGAACTGGACCGCGGGAACCGGCGGTGCGTATCAACAACTTTCGACCAAATTCACCACCGGCGCCTCGACCACGAAGGTCACGGTCTGGGTGCACGGCTGGTTCTCCCAAGGGCCGTACAACGCGGATGACATCACGGTGAAGTAG
- the dxr gene encoding 1-deoxy-D-xylulose-5-phosphate reductoisomerase — protein MSDIVRVLLLGSTGSIGTQALEVIAANPDRFEVVGLAARGGNTELFAAQMAATGTRNVALADPAAAQQLDVPLAGPDAVTELVRRTEADVVLNALVGSLGLAPTLATLDSGTRLALANKESLVAGGSLVTRAAAPGQIVPVDSEHSALAQCLRGGRAEEVDRLVLTASGGPFRGWTAEMLESVNPSAAKTHPTWSMGPMNTLNSASLVNKGLELIETHLLFGIPYDRIDVTVHPQSIVHSMVTFTDGSTLAQASPPDMKLPIALALGWPDRVPGAAAACDFGTAATWTFEPVDSKVFPAIELARQAGEAGGSVTAVYNAANEVAVQAFLDGAIRFPDIVRAVAAAVDSADQWRPEPNSLDEVLAADTWAREITRARIHA, from the coding sequence GTGTCCGACATCGTGAGAGTCCTGCTCCTCGGCAGTACCGGATCCATCGGTACCCAAGCGCTCGAGGTGATCGCCGCCAACCCCGACCGGTTCGAGGTGGTCGGCTTGGCCGCACGCGGCGGCAACACCGAGTTGTTCGCCGCGCAGATGGCGGCCACCGGGACGCGCAACGTCGCCCTCGCCGACCCCGCCGCCGCCCAGCAACTCGACGTGCCGCTGGCAGGCCCGGACGCGGTGACCGAACTGGTGCGCCGCACCGAGGCCGACGTGGTGCTCAACGCGCTGGTTGGCTCGCTCGGCTTGGCCCCTACCCTGGCAACCCTGGATTCCGGCACCCGGCTCGCCCTGGCCAACAAGGAATCGCTGGTCGCGGGCGGTTCGCTGGTCACTCGCGCCGCCGCGCCCGGCCAAATCGTGCCGGTCGACTCGGAACATTCCGCGCTCGCCCAATGCTTGCGTGGCGGGCGCGCCGAGGAGGTGGACCGCTTGGTGCTCACCGCGTCGGGCGGCCCGTTCCGCGGCTGGACCGCCGAGATGCTGGAATCGGTGAATCCCAGTGCGGCCAAGACGCATCCGACCTGGTCCATGGGTCCGATGAACACGCTGAACTCGGCGTCACTGGTCAACAAGGGCCTCGAGCTGATCGAGACGCACCTGCTGTTCGGCATTCCCTACGACCGCATCGACGTCACCGTGCACCCCCAATCGATCGTGCACTCGATGGTCACCTTCACCGACGGCTCCACTCTCGCCCAGGCCAGCCCGCCGGACATGAAACTGCCCATCGCACTCGCCCTCGGCTGGCCGGACCGTGTCCCCGGCGCCGCCGCGGCCTGTGATTTCGGCACAGCCGCGACCTGGACCTTCGAGCCGGTGGACAGCAAGGTCTTCCCCGCGATCGAGCTGGCCCGCCAGGCCGGGGAGGCAGGCGGCAGCGTCACCGCCGTCTACAACGCCGCCAACGAGGTTGCGGTACAAGCCTTCCTGGACGGCGCCATCCGCTTCCCCGACATCGTCCGCGCGGTGGCCGCCGCCGTCGACTCCGCCGACCAGTGGCGTCCCGAACCGAACTCGCTCGACGAAGTACTGGCCGCCGACACCTGGGCCCGCGAAATCACCCGAGCCCGCATCCACGCCTAG
- a CDS encoding DUF2631 domain-containing protein, translated as MAATELKPASTERGIVTHVDTAEVPSAAWGWSGESPRTFRIAGWIVAFCLVAMVIGNHKGHVEDIFLVGFAAAIVGILVRDSYLRRKPR; from the coding sequence GTGGCCGCCACGGAACTCAAACCCGCCAGCACCGAGCGCGGCATCGTCACTCACGTGGACACCGCCGAGGTTCCCTCCGCCGCGTGGGGGTGGAGCGGTGAGTCGCCCCGCACCTTCCGTATCGCGGGCTGGATCGTCGCGTTCTGCCTGGTCGCGATGGTCATCGGCAACCACAAGGGGCATGTCGAGGACATCTTCCTGGTCGGCTTCGCCGCCGCCATCGTTGGCATCCTGGTCCGCGACTCGTACCTGCGCCGTAAGCCTCGCTAG
- a CDS encoding PQQ-binding-like beta-propeller repeat protein, with protein sequence MNPAAKRLTGQGSRRIWIAMLIVAVVAGIAAVVWVNRSPERPQEASATGGKFRISTRLDSTPVPRWTLRAADLSDKPGAVLLSAPQTLDRYYGYGSPMDAGTMIVAATAVPEPGAGENAGLPVGPVQLHGIDPDTGEVRWTTDVGELSSCDEQVFDGQLACRGTHRVLVIEAATGAVLGDHTTDFEVMDVALRDGVVSVAGRTADWMTAVVTRGAVSDIAATWRRTYPTPVPGDPVTPGIDSSARDYFRDGHDRDVRVYDLRTGEPLFTGPVAYMFDGGIIASQVFEAGWSAGRVTLLDRNGHPITEVNNPSFLLEWYPTATATPPPILTGESAYERTTGRVLWTNAQIGMDEPTGRTSAIQGVVNNTVIVRSLDGSELTGLDLTDGHRIWQQPIPFANTSRYSRYDGITDASHLILTDGTTVHAIDAGDGSPAWSMPLPPSGRPSFRSAVKAVGGRMVAVTAHEFTGYAAA encoded by the coding sequence ATGAACCCGGCTGCAAAGCGGCTCACTGGTCAGGGAAGTCGCAGGATCTGGATCGCGATGCTGATCGTGGCTGTGGTGGCGGGTATCGCCGCGGTCGTGTGGGTGAACAGATCACCAGAGCGGCCGCAGGAGGCATCCGCAACTGGTGGCAAGTTCCGGATTTCGACCCGGCTCGACTCCACTCCGGTACCGCGATGGACATTGCGCGCTGCCGACTTGTCCGACAAGCCGGGTGCGGTCCTGCTGTCAGCACCGCAGACCCTGGACCGCTACTACGGCTACGGCTCGCCGATGGACGCCGGGACGATGATCGTCGCCGCAACCGCGGTGCCCGAGCCGGGGGCGGGCGAGAATGCCGGACTGCCCGTCGGACCGGTGCAGCTGCACGGCATCGATCCGGACACCGGCGAGGTGCGATGGACGACCGACGTCGGCGAACTCTCCAGCTGCGATGAGCAGGTATTCGACGGACAGCTCGCCTGCCGCGGCACGCATCGAGTGTTGGTCATCGAGGCTGCGACGGGCGCGGTGCTCGGGGACCACACGACGGACTTCGAGGTCATGGACGTGGCGCTACGTGACGGCGTCGTTTCGGTGGCAGGCCGAACCGCGGACTGGATGACAGCCGTCGTCACCCGAGGGGCCGTTTCCGATATCGCCGCGACCTGGCGGCGGACGTATCCGACACCCGTTCCCGGCGACCCGGTCACTCCCGGTATCGACTCGTCCGCGCGGGACTACTTCCGGGATGGGCACGACCGCGACGTTCGCGTCTACGATCTGCGCACCGGCGAGCCGCTGTTCACCGGACCCGTTGCCTACATGTTCGACGGCGGCATTATCGCTTCGCAAGTGTTCGAAGCCGGCTGGAGCGCGGGAAGGGTCACGCTTCTCGATCGCAATGGCCATCCCATCACCGAGGTCAACAACCCCAGTTTCCTCCTCGAGTGGTACCCGACCGCGACCGCGACACCGCCGCCGATCCTCACCGGCGAAAGTGCCTACGAGCGCACGACAGGCCGAGTCCTCTGGACCAATGCGCAGATCGGCATGGACGAGCCCACCGGACGCACGAGCGCGATACAGGGAGTAGTGAATAACACCGTGATCGTCCGATCGCTCGATGGCTCAGAGCTGACCGGACTCGATCTCACTGACGGACACCGAATCTGGCAGCAGCCGATACCGTTTGCGAACACCTCACGCTATTCACGCTATGACGGCATAACCGACGCAAGCCACCTCATCCTGACCGACGGCACCACAGTGCACGCGATCGATGCCGGAGACGGTTCGCCTGCCTGGTCGATGCCGTTGCCGCCCAGCGGTAGGCCCAGCTTTCGCTCGGCAGTGAAGGCAGTGGGTGGCCGCATGGTCGCGGTGACCGCGCATGAATTCACCGGATACGCTGCGGCATAA
- a CDS encoding LysR family transcriptional regulator: MSRFESIDIARLRWFVAVAEELHFARAAKGLKISRQRLSQTVIDLEGELGTKLFVPGAQPTQLTEDGAELLREARELIARSEEAGVEETPDGPAALRVGFVPGVTVSKWTRIWGERFPDTSLEVVAVPMGEQEAALREGRVDLCFVRLPIDRDGMSAIPLYREVPVVVVPKDHPISVFDQVSMADLADERMQDASDLDTVAGAIELVAAGVGVAVVPHSIARLHARRDLVYRTVTDTAETEIALAWPTARTSDLVEDFVGVVRGRSERSSRSPAARAKSPEPQKKSAGKRAGGRPNTTRSSAAKKKPVKRRGR; the protein is encoded by the coding sequence ATGAGCCGGTTCGAGTCGATCGATATCGCGCGGCTGCGGTGGTTTGTCGCGGTTGCCGAGGAGCTGCATTTTGCGCGGGCGGCGAAGGGGTTGAAGATTTCGCGGCAGCGGTTGAGTCAGACGGTGATCGATTTGGAGGGGGAGCTCGGAACGAAACTGTTTGTGCCGGGTGCGCAACCGACTCAGTTGACCGAGGATGGCGCGGAGTTGCTGCGGGAGGCGCGGGAGTTGATCGCGCGGTCCGAAGAGGCGGGGGTCGAGGAGACGCCGGACGGTCCGGCCGCGTTGCGGGTCGGTTTTGTGCCGGGTGTCACGGTGTCGAAGTGGACGCGGATCTGGGGGGAGCGGTTTCCGGATACTTCGCTCGAGGTGGTGGCGGTGCCGATGGGGGAGCAGGAAGCGGCGTTGCGGGAAGGGCGGGTGGATTTGTGCTTCGTCCGCCTGCCGATCGACCGGGACGGGATGAGTGCGATTCCGCTCTATCGGGAGGTCCCCGTCGTTGTGGTGCCCAAGGACCATCCGATCTCGGTGTTCGACCAGGTGAGCATGGCGGACCTGGCCGACGAGCGGATGCAGGATGCCAGCGACCTGGACACTGTCGCGGGTGCCATCGAGCTGGTGGCGGCCGGAGTGGGTGTCGCCGTTGTTCCGCATTCGATTGCCCGGCTGCACGCCCGCCGCGACCTGGTGTACCGCACGGTCACCGATACCGCGGAGACGGAGATCGCCTTGGCGTGGCCGACAGCTCGCACCAGCGACTTGGTCGAAGATTTCGTCGGCGTCGTTAGAGGGCGTTCCGAACGTAGCTCTCGGTCTCCGGCGGCGCGCGCCAAAAGTCCTGAGCCGCAGAAGAAGTCCGCTGGCAAGCGGGCCGGTGGGCGTCCGAATACGACGAGGAGTTCGGCGGCCAAGAAGAAGCCGGTGAAGCGCCGAGGGCGTTAG
- a CDS encoding DUF5997 family protein, with protein MSPDQNPQMMKPLTAANKLGIYLPAAPESFRTTPISRADLDALRTNPPEWLTELRRTGPFPRDVTARKLGVSNSGLARAEVSDALTADEITALLTDPPEWLIRERENYAEVLKENERIAAKEAERRAATNRPAKNRT; from the coding sequence GTGAGCCCGGACCAGAACCCGCAGATGATGAAGCCGTTGACCGCAGCCAACAAGCTCGGCATCTACCTCCCTGCGGCCCCCGAGTCCTTCCGGACCACCCCGATCTCCCGCGCCGACCTCGACGCTCTCCGCACCAACCCGCCGGAATGGCTCACCGAACTCCGCCGCACCGGCCCCTTCCCCCGCGACGTCACCGCCCGCAAACTCGGCGTCTCCAACTCCGGCCTGGCCCGCGCCGAAGTCTCCGACGCCCTCACCGCCGACGAAATCACCGCCCTCCTCACCGACCCCCCAGAGTGGTTGATCCGCGAACGCGAAAACTACGCCGAGGTTCTCAAAGAAAACGAACGCATCGCAGCCAAGGAAGCGGAGCGCCGCGCCGCAACCAACAGGCCCGCGAAAAACCGCACCTAG